A single region of the Nostoc sp. C052 genome encodes:
- a CDS encoding GNAT family N-acetyltransferase, translating to MIDIATSKDFEVIADLNVAAYAEFAWCLKPGSWKVMQKNLRNIAERAEAAEFMVYRSGNDIIGSVAYCPAGKGDAAIFKPDMASLLLLAVHPQHRGKGIAKALTIECIARAKNDKASSIGLFTSELMQSAQRIYRGLGFQQELELPMRYGIRYFRFILLLASDAIGS from the coding sequence ATGATCGACATCGCAACAAGTAAGGATTTCGAGGTGATCGCTGACCTGAATGTCGCAGCCTACGCGGAATTTGCATGGTGTCTTAAGCCCGGCTCTTGGAAAGTTATGCAGAAGAACCTGCGAAACATTGCAGAAAGAGCAGAGGCGGCAGAGTTCATGGTTTATCGTTCTGGCAACGACATCATCGGCTCGGTTGCTTACTGTCCTGCCGGGAAAGGCGATGCAGCAATTTTCAAACCTGATATGGCTTCGCTCCTGTTGTTAGCAGTTCATCCCCAGCATCGAGGTAAAGGTATTGCTAAAGCCTTAACCATAGAGTGCATTGCCAGGGCAAAAAACGACAAGGCCAGTTCAATCGGGCTTTTCACAAGTGAACTGATGCAGTCTGCACAACGCATTTATCGGGGCTTGGGTTTTCAGCAAGAGTTAGAGTTGCCTATGCGCTACGGCATTAGGTACTTTCGGTTTATTCTTCTATTAGCTTCTGATGCCATCGGGAGCTAA
- a CDS encoding FAD-binding oxidoreductase: protein MTTLLNEMIEKLKTNVKGHTILPDDPRYDEVREIWNAMIDRRPALIVQCAEASDVSHVIKFARANGLKISIRGAGHNIAGNAVCDHGVMIDLSTMKNVRIDAPKRRAYVEPGATLGDFDRAAQLHGLATPVGINSTTGIAGLTLGGGFGWLTRKYGLTIDNLVSAELITADGNQIRTSENENADLFWAIRGGGGNFGVVTEFEFKLHPVGPEILAGLIVFPFSQAKQVLTKYRQFVKSAPEELNVWVVLRKAPPLPFLPESVHGKEVIILPIFYVGDIVEGEKLIEPLRSFGNAYGEHIGVQPYVEWQQAFDPLLTKGARNYWKSHNFTELRDGALDAIAEFAGKLPSPQCEIFIGFIAGASNRVSADAMAYYHRDAKFVLNVHGRWDNAAHDEKCIAWAREFFQASATYASAGAYVNFLTEEEGDRVVAAYGSNYNRLVQIKKRYDPENIFHLNQNIKP, encoded by the coding sequence ATGACAACGTTACTGAATGAGATGATTGAAAAGCTGAAAACCAATGTGAAGGGGCATACGATTCTTCCCGACGATCCGCGTTATGACGAAGTTCGCGAAATCTGGAATGCGATGATTGATCGCCGGCCTGCTCTCATTGTCCAGTGTGCAGAAGCCTCGGACGTTTCCCATGTCATCAAATTTGCGCGCGCGAATGGGCTGAAAATATCAATCAGAGGCGCTGGGCATAATATCGCGGGGAATGCAGTGTGCGATCACGGCGTAATGATCGATCTTTCAACCATGAAGAATGTCCGCATTGATGCTCCCAAAAGGCGGGCATATGTCGAACCTGGTGCGACACTTGGGGATTTTGATCGAGCAGCACAGCTACATGGGTTAGCAACTCCAGTAGGAATTAATTCAACGACGGGTATCGCAGGTCTTACTCTAGGTGGCGGTTTTGGTTGGTTGACTCGTAAATACGGACTGACGATCGATAATCTCGTCTCTGCGGAACTAATCACAGCAGACGGCAATCAGATACGAACAAGCGAAAACGAAAACGCTGACCTTTTCTGGGCAATTCGAGGTGGCGGCGGTAATTTTGGTGTTGTCACTGAGTTTGAATTCAAGCTCCATCCTGTGGGGCCGGAAATATTGGCTGGGTTAATTGTTTTTCCGTTTAGCCAAGCTAAACAGGTACTGACAAAGTATCGGCAATTTGTTAAGTCAGCCCCTGAAGAACTCAATGTGTGGGTAGTTCTTCGCAAGGCTCCGCCATTGCCTTTTCTTCCTGAGAGTGTGCATGGTAAAGAGGTCATTATACTGCCTATCTTTTATGTAGGCGATATTGTAGAGGGTGAGAAACTGATCGAACCTCTGCGTAGTTTTGGCAATGCTTATGGAGAACACATCGGTGTTCAGCCCTACGTGGAATGGCAGCAAGCATTTGACCCCTTGCTAACAAAAGGTGCAAGGAACTACTGGAAATCTCATAATTTCACAGAGTTACGGGATGGAGCATTAGATGCGATCGCAGAATTCGCGGGCAAGTTACCCTCACCACAGTGCGAAATCTTCATCGGATTCATTGCTGGGGCATCCAACCGTGTCTCGGCGGATGCTATGGCATATTATCATCGAGATGCGAAGTTTGTACTTAATGTGCATGGACGATGGGATAATGCAGCGCACGATGAGAAATGCATTGCGTGGGCACGTGAGTTTTTCCAAGCTTCTGCAACCTATGCATCTGCTGGTGCCTATGTAAACTTCCTAACTGAAGAAGAGGGTGATCGGGTCGTAGCGGCTTATGGATCTAACTACAATCGCTTGGTACAGATCAAGAAGCGGTACGATCCTGAGAACATTTTCCATCTCAACCAGAACATCAAACCCTAA